From Microplitis mediator isolate UGA2020A chromosome 11, iyMicMedi2.1, whole genome shotgun sequence, one genomic window encodes:
- the LOC130677923 gene encoding formin-binding protein 1-like isoform X4, with amino-acid sequence MSWGSELWDQYDNLSLHTQKGIDFLERYGHFIRDRCKIEVEYAGNLRRLVKNYLPKKKEEEDYQYSPCRAFKLELNEVNDQAGQREVIAENLQANVLRELTILVKDFKEDRKKYLQEGARLMSTLATQIGGLERARKAYEKAFREAERALENYQRADADLNLSRAEVEKQRMNMTMKTQQSEEAKTEYANQLQKTNEMQTLHYHTAMPQVFHQLQELDEKRIKNMRNYMLKSVEIERAVAPIISQCLDGIEKAANEINEKEDTLLVIERFKSGFTPPGDFPFEDLSVAKSYDSNTQLSQTATMQPIHNHLTVKGTVSGGKIKKRVGIFGIFSSNKNNVPGYGDAAKEDCSDLPPNQRKKRLQQRLDEIQAKIAQETAARDALMKMKGVYEQNPALGDPMSIEGQLNQSSHKLDKLGTELIKFQGYLDDAIKTGVGLSSPSQAQRKAPTSNGSSARVSSRRSSHSGGEESLSRSASDSSVGNAHAQAHKQTTSPSTPQPTHDSTNSPESGLGASRTSLPGSGAGEEYDADELDAQPPLGTCRALYPFDGTSEGSIPMYDGEELYMIELDQGDGWTRVRRMSQPIEGFVPTSYIEYQLFDT; translated from the exons ATGAGTTGGGGCAGTGAACTCTgg gatCAGTACGACAATTTGTCGCTACACACGCAAAAAGGGATCGATTTTTTGGAGAGATATGGACATTTTATTAGGGATAGATGTAAAATTGAAGTAGAGTATGCGGGAAATTTAAG gaggttagtaaaaaattatttgccaaaaaagaaagaagaagaagattaTCAATACAGTCCTTGTCGTGCATTTAAACTCGAATTAAATGAAGTAAATGACCAGGCAGGACAACGGGAAGTGATAGCAGAAAATCTTCAGGCTAATGTACTCCGTGAGTTGACGATACTGGTGAAGGATTTCAAAGAGGATCGTAAAAAATACTTGCAAGAAGGCGCGCGACTGATGTCAACTCTTGCAACGCAGATTGGTGGTCTAGAGCGAGCTCGTAAAGCCTACGAAAAGGCATTCCGAGAGGCTGAGCGCGCACTCGAAAATTATCAGCGTGCTGACgcagatttaaatttatcgcgCGCGGAGGTGGAGAAGCAGAGAATGAATATGACGATGAAAACACAACAGAGTGAGGAAGCGAAAACTGAGTATGCTAATCAGTTACAGAAGACTAATGAAATGCAGACGCTACATTATCATACTGCTATGCCACAAGTTTTTCATCAACTTcag GAATTAGATGAAAagcgaataaaaaatatgcgtAACTATATGTTGAAATCAGTAGAAATCGAACGAGCAGTAGCGCCAATAATATCTCAGTGTCTCGACGGTATTGAAAAAGCAGCAAATGAAATAAACGAAAAAGAAGACACGCTATTAGTTATAGAGAGATTCAAAAGTGGGTTCACGCCACCGGGCGATTTTCCATTTGAGGATCTTTCTGTCGCTAAATCATACGACAGCAACACGCAATTGTCCCAAACCGCGACAATGCAGCCCATTCATAATCATCTAACAGTAAAAGGCACTGTCTCGGgcggtaaaattaaaaaacgcgTTGGAATCTTTGGAATATTCAGCAGCAAcaag AATAATGTACCTGGTTACGGTGACGCTGCGAAGGAGGACTGCAGCGATCTCCCGCCAAATCAGCGAAAGAAACGACTGCAGCAGAGATTAGACGAGATACAGGCAAAAATAGCCCAGGAGACTGCAGCGAGGGATGCGCTGATGAAAATGAAGGGCGTGTATGAACAAAACCCTGCGCTGGGCGACCCTATGAGTATAGAGGGCCAGCTTAATCAGTCGAGTCACAAATTAGATAAGCTTGGTACTGAGTTAATTAAGTTCCAAGGTTATCTTGATGATGCCATTAAAACTGGAGTCGGTTTAtccag tcCAAGTCAAGCACAAAGAAAAGCCCCAACGAGTAACGGGTCATCAGCACGAGTAAGTTCACGTCGATCGAGTCATTCAGGCGGTGAAGAAAGTTTGTCGCGGTCGGCATCGGACTCGAGTGTGGGTAATGCTCATGCCCAAGCACATAAACAGACAACGTCACCTAGCACACCTCAGCCTACACATGa TTCCACGAATAGCCCGGAGTCTGGTCTTGGTGCTTCGAGAACTTCACTGCCTGGCAGCGGTGCTGGAGAGGAGTATGATGCTGATGAACTCGACGCTCAACCTCCTCTGGGAACTTGTCGTGCTCTCTATCCATTtgatg GTACATCCGAAGGTTCGATTCCTATGTACGATGGCGAGGAACTCTACATGATAGAACTAGACCAAGGGGATGGTTGGACGCGAGTACGTCGCATGTCTCAGCCCATCGAGGGCTTCGTCCCCACCTCCTACATAGAGTATCAACTTTTCGACACATAA
- the LOC130677924 gene encoding leucine-rich repeat protein soc-2 isoform X1, which yields MKPPYENTEGVIAQLSQEEGERNVATAICVQLAGRAIIRVVSRCEEAQDNCNLDLSECQLIQVPDAVYHLMRHTELKSCDLSSNVITKIPPKFAVKFSLITDLNLSHNQISKLPDELAELQELERLDISHNTFISLPPVTYRIPQLKQLFANNNSIIDVDVERLKNAPSLEFIDLCDNTIPPKIYDSLKDLNSIKIELTPRQLEEWEDLTV from the exons atgaagcCGCCATACGAAAACACGGAAGGTGTTATCGCGCAATTGTCTCAAGAAGAAGGCGAACGTAATGTCGCAACAGCTATTTGTGTCCAATTGGCTGGACGTGCGATTATCAGAGTTGTTTCGAGGTGTGAAGAAGCTCAggataattgtaatttag ATTTATCAGAGTGCCAATTAATTCAAGTACCTGACGCAGTTTATCATTTAATGAGACATACTGAACTAAAATCATGTGATTTAAGCAGTAATGTTATTACTAAAATACCACCTAAATTTGCTGTTAAATTTTCGTTAATAACtg atttaaatttaagtcataATCAAATAAGTAAATTACCTGATGAGCTCGCCGAGTTACAAGAATTAGAGAGACTCGATATTTCACACAATACATTTATATCGTTACCACCAGTTACATATAGAATCCCACAACTAAAGCAATTATTCGCTAACAATAATTCAATAATag ATGTCGATGTTGAAAGACTAAAAAATGCACCTTCGCTGGAATTCATCGATTTATGTGACAACACAATTCcaccaaaaatatatgattcattgaaagatttaaattcaattaaaattgaattaacgCCACGTCAACTTGAAGAGTGGGAGGATTTAACTGTCTAg
- the LOC130677923 gene encoding formin-binding protein 1-like isoform X3: protein MSWGSELWDQYDNLSLHTQKGIDFLERYGHFIRDRCKIEVEYAGNLRRLVKNYLPKKKEEEDYQYSPCRAFKLELNEVNDQAGQREVIAENLQANVLRELTILVKDFKEDRKKYLQEGARLMSTLATQIGGLERARKAYEKAFREAERALENYQRADADLNLSRAEVEKQRMNMTMKTQQSEEAKTEYANQLQKTNEMQTLHYHTAMPQVFHQLQELDEKRIKNMRNYMLKSVEIERAVAPIISQCLDGIEKAANEINEKEDTLLVIERFKSGFTPPGDFPFEDLSVAKSYDSNTQLSQTATMQPIHNHLTVKGTVSGGKIKKRVGIFGIFSSNKKLIEVCIALKNNVPGYGDAAKEDCSDLPPNQRKKRLQQRLDEIQAKIAQETAARDALMKMKGVYEQNPALGDPMSIEGQLNQSSHKLDKLGTELIKFQGYLDDAIKTGVGLSSPSQAQRKAPTSNGSSARVSSRRSSHSGGEESLSRSASDSSVGNAHAQAHKQTTSPSTPQPTHDPESGLGASRTSLPGSGAGEEYDADELDAQPPLGTCRALYPFDGTSEGSIPMYDGEELYMIELDQGDGWTRVRRMSQPIEGFVPTSYIEYQLFDT, encoded by the exons ATGAGTTGGGGCAGTGAACTCTgg gatCAGTACGACAATTTGTCGCTACACACGCAAAAAGGGATCGATTTTTTGGAGAGATATGGACATTTTATTAGGGATAGATGTAAAATTGAAGTAGAGTATGCGGGAAATTTAAG gaggttagtaaaaaattatttgccaaaaaagaaagaagaagaagattaTCAATACAGTCCTTGTCGTGCATTTAAACTCGAATTAAATGAAGTAAATGACCAGGCAGGACAACGGGAAGTGATAGCAGAAAATCTTCAGGCTAATGTACTCCGTGAGTTGACGATACTGGTGAAGGATTTCAAAGAGGATCGTAAAAAATACTTGCAAGAAGGCGCGCGACTGATGTCAACTCTTGCAACGCAGATTGGTGGTCTAGAGCGAGCTCGTAAAGCCTACGAAAAGGCATTCCGAGAGGCTGAGCGCGCACTCGAAAATTATCAGCGTGCTGACgcagatttaaatttatcgcgCGCGGAGGTGGAGAAGCAGAGAATGAATATGACGATGAAAACACAACAGAGTGAGGAAGCGAAAACTGAGTATGCTAATCAGTTACAGAAGACTAATGAAATGCAGACGCTACATTATCATACTGCTATGCCACAAGTTTTTCATCAACTTcag GAATTAGATGAAAagcgaataaaaaatatgcgtAACTATATGTTGAAATCAGTAGAAATCGAACGAGCAGTAGCGCCAATAATATCTCAGTGTCTCGACGGTATTGAAAAAGCAGCAAATGAAATAAACGAAAAAGAAGACACGCTATTAGTTATAGAGAGATTCAAAAGTGGGTTCACGCCACCGGGCGATTTTCCATTTGAGGATCTTTCTGTCGCTAAATCATACGACAGCAACACGCAATTGTCCCAAACCGCGACAATGCAGCCCATTCATAATCATCTAACAGTAAAAGGCACTGTCTCGGgcggtaaaattaaaaaacgcgTTGGAATCTTTGGAATATTCAGCAGCAAcaag AAGTTGATCGAGGTGTGCATAGCTTTAAAG AATAATGTACCTGGTTACGGTGACGCTGCGAAGGAGGACTGCAGCGATCTCCCGCCAAATCAGCGAAAGAAACGACTGCAGCAGAGATTAGACGAGATACAGGCAAAAATAGCCCAGGAGACTGCAGCGAGGGATGCGCTGATGAAAATGAAGGGCGTGTATGAACAAAACCCTGCGCTGGGCGACCCTATGAGTATAGAGGGCCAGCTTAATCAGTCGAGTCACAAATTAGATAAGCTTGGTACTGAGTTAATTAAGTTCCAAGGTTATCTTGATGATGCCATTAAAACTGGAGTCGGTTTAtccag tcCAAGTCAAGCACAAAGAAAAGCCCCAACGAGTAACGGGTCATCAGCACGAGTAAGTTCACGTCGATCGAGTCATTCAGGCGGTGAAGAAAGTTTGTCGCGGTCGGCATCGGACTCGAGTGTGGGTAATGCTCATGCCCAAGCACATAAACAGACAACGTCACCTAGCACACCTCAGCCTACACATGa CCCGGAGTCTGGTCTTGGTGCTTCGAGAACTTCACTGCCTGGCAGCGGTGCTGGAGAGGAGTATGATGCTGATGAACTCGACGCTCAACCTCCTCTGGGAACTTGTCGTGCTCTCTATCCATTtgatg GTACATCCGAAGGTTCGATTCCTATGTACGATGGCGAGGAACTCTACATGATAGAACTAGACCAAGGGGATGGTTGGACGCGAGTACGTCGCATGTCTCAGCCCATCGAGGGCTTCGTCCCCACCTCCTACATAGAGTATCAACTTTTCGACACATAA
- the LOC130677923 gene encoding formin-binding protein 1-like isoform X2 — MSWGSELWDQYDNLSLHTQKGIDFLERYGHFIRDRCKIEVEYAGNLRRLVKNYLPKKKEEEDYQYSPCRAFKLELNEVNDQAGQREVIAENLQANVLRELTILVKDFKEDRKKYLQEGARLMSTLATQIGGLERARKAYEKAFREAERALENYQRADADLNLSRAEVEKQRMNMTMKTQQSEEAKTEYANQLQKTNEMQTLHYHTAMPQVFHQLQELDEKRIKNMRNYMLKSVEIERAVAPIISQCLDGIEKAANEINEKEDTLLVIERFKSGFTPPGDFPFEDLSVAKSYDSNTQLSQTATMQPIHNHLTVKGTVSGGKIKKRVGIFGIFSSNKLIEVCIALKNNVPGYGDAAKEDCSDLPPNQRKKRLQQRLDEIQAKIAQETAARDALMKMKGVYEQNPALGDPMSIEGQLNQSSHKLDKLGTELIKFQGYLDDAIKTGVGLSSPSQAQRKAPTSNGSSARVSSRRSSHSGGEESLSRSASDSSVGNAHAQAHKQTTSPSTPQPTHDSTNSPESGLGASRTSLPGSGAGEEYDADELDAQPPLGTCRALYPFDGTSEGSIPMYDGEELYMIELDQGDGWTRVRRMSQPIEGFVPTSYIEYQLFDT; from the exons ATGAGTTGGGGCAGTGAACTCTgg gatCAGTACGACAATTTGTCGCTACACACGCAAAAAGGGATCGATTTTTTGGAGAGATATGGACATTTTATTAGGGATAGATGTAAAATTGAAGTAGAGTATGCGGGAAATTTAAG gaggttagtaaaaaattatttgccaaaaaagaaagaagaagaagattaTCAATACAGTCCTTGTCGTGCATTTAAACTCGAATTAAATGAAGTAAATGACCAGGCAGGACAACGGGAAGTGATAGCAGAAAATCTTCAGGCTAATGTACTCCGTGAGTTGACGATACTGGTGAAGGATTTCAAAGAGGATCGTAAAAAATACTTGCAAGAAGGCGCGCGACTGATGTCAACTCTTGCAACGCAGATTGGTGGTCTAGAGCGAGCTCGTAAAGCCTACGAAAAGGCATTCCGAGAGGCTGAGCGCGCACTCGAAAATTATCAGCGTGCTGACgcagatttaaatttatcgcgCGCGGAGGTGGAGAAGCAGAGAATGAATATGACGATGAAAACACAACAGAGTGAGGAAGCGAAAACTGAGTATGCTAATCAGTTACAGAAGACTAATGAAATGCAGACGCTACATTATCATACTGCTATGCCACAAGTTTTTCATCAACTTcag GAATTAGATGAAAagcgaataaaaaatatgcgtAACTATATGTTGAAATCAGTAGAAATCGAACGAGCAGTAGCGCCAATAATATCTCAGTGTCTCGACGGTATTGAAAAAGCAGCAAATGAAATAAACGAAAAAGAAGACACGCTATTAGTTATAGAGAGATTCAAAAGTGGGTTCACGCCACCGGGCGATTTTCCATTTGAGGATCTTTCTGTCGCTAAATCATACGACAGCAACACGCAATTGTCCCAAACCGCGACAATGCAGCCCATTCATAATCATCTAACAGTAAAAGGCACTGTCTCGGgcggtaaaattaaaaaacgcgTTGGAATCTTTGGAATATTCAGCAGCAAcaag TTGATCGAGGTGTGCATAGCTTTAAAG AATAATGTACCTGGTTACGGTGACGCTGCGAAGGAGGACTGCAGCGATCTCCCGCCAAATCAGCGAAAGAAACGACTGCAGCAGAGATTAGACGAGATACAGGCAAAAATAGCCCAGGAGACTGCAGCGAGGGATGCGCTGATGAAAATGAAGGGCGTGTATGAACAAAACCCTGCGCTGGGCGACCCTATGAGTATAGAGGGCCAGCTTAATCAGTCGAGTCACAAATTAGATAAGCTTGGTACTGAGTTAATTAAGTTCCAAGGTTATCTTGATGATGCCATTAAAACTGGAGTCGGTTTAtccag tcCAAGTCAAGCACAAAGAAAAGCCCCAACGAGTAACGGGTCATCAGCACGAGTAAGTTCACGTCGATCGAGTCATTCAGGCGGTGAAGAAAGTTTGTCGCGGTCGGCATCGGACTCGAGTGTGGGTAATGCTCATGCCCAAGCACATAAACAGACAACGTCACCTAGCACACCTCAGCCTACACATGa TTCCACGAATAGCCCGGAGTCTGGTCTTGGTGCTTCGAGAACTTCACTGCCTGGCAGCGGTGCTGGAGAGGAGTATGATGCTGATGAACTCGACGCTCAACCTCCTCTGGGAACTTGTCGTGCTCTCTATCCATTtgatg GTACATCCGAAGGTTCGATTCCTATGTACGATGGCGAGGAACTCTACATGATAGAACTAGACCAAGGGGATGGTTGGACGCGAGTACGTCGCATGTCTCAGCCCATCGAGGGCTTCGTCCCCACCTCCTACATAGAGTATCAACTTTTCGACACATAA
- the LOC130677924 gene encoding leucine-rich repeat-containing protein 57 isoform X2, translated as MASAVTRVILRCEDAEKNNKLDLSECQLIQVPDAVYHLMRHTELKSCDLSSNVITKIPPKFAVKFSLITDLNLSHNQISKLPDELAELQELERLDISHNTFISLPPVTYRIPQLKQLFANNNSIIDVDVERLKNAPSLEFIDLCDNTIPPKIYDSLKDLNSIKIELTPRQLEEWEDLTV; from the exons ATGGCCAGCGCTGTTACGCGAGTTATTTTACGGTGCGAAGatgctgaaaaaaataataaacttg ATTTATCAGAGTGCCAATTAATTCAAGTACCTGACGCAGTTTATCATTTAATGAGACATACTGAACTAAAATCATGTGATTTAAGCAGTAATGTTATTACTAAAATACCACCTAAATTTGCTGTTAAATTTTCGTTAATAACtg atttaaatttaagtcataATCAAATAAGTAAATTACCTGATGAGCTCGCCGAGTTACAAGAATTAGAGAGACTCGATATTTCACACAATACATTTATATCGTTACCACCAGTTACATATAGAATCCCACAACTAAAGCAATTATTCGCTAACAATAATTCAATAATag ATGTCGATGTTGAAAGACTAAAAAATGCACCTTCGCTGGAATTCATCGATTTATGTGACAACACAATTCcaccaaaaatatatgattcattgaaagatttaaattcaattaaaattgaattaacgCCACGTCAACTTGAAGAGTGGGAGGATTTAACTGTCTAg
- the LOC130677923 gene encoding formin-binding protein 1-like isoform X5, with protein sequence MSWGSELWDQYDNLSLHTQKGIDFLERYGHFIRDRCKIEVEYAGNLRRLVKNYLPKKKEEEDYQYSPCRAFKLELNEVNDQAGQREVIAENLQANVLRELTILVKDFKEDRKKYLQEGARLMSTLATQIGGLERARKAYEKAFREAERALENYQRADADLNLSRAEVEKQRMNMTMKTQQSEEAKTEYANQLQKTNEMQTLHYHTAMPQVFHQLQELDEKRIKNMRNYMLKSVEIERAVAPIISQCLDGIEKAANEINEKEDTLLVIERFKSGFTPPGDFPFEDLSVAKSYDSNTQLSQTATMQPIHNHLTVKGTVSGGKIKKRVGIFGIFSSNKEDCSDLPPNQRKKRLQQRLDEIQAKIAQETAARDALMKMKGVYEQNPALGDPMSIEGQLNQSSHKLDKLGTELIKFQGYLDDAIKTGVGLSSPSQAQRKAPTSNGSSARVSSRRSSHSGGEESLSRSASDSSVGNAHAQAHKQTTSPSTPQPTHDSTNSPESGLGASRTSLPGSGAGEEYDADELDAQPPLGTCRALYPFDGTSEGSIPMYDGEELYMIELDQGDGWTRVRRMSQPIEGFVPTSYIEYQLFDT encoded by the exons ATGAGTTGGGGCAGTGAACTCTgg gatCAGTACGACAATTTGTCGCTACACACGCAAAAAGGGATCGATTTTTTGGAGAGATATGGACATTTTATTAGGGATAGATGTAAAATTGAAGTAGAGTATGCGGGAAATTTAAG gaggttagtaaaaaattatttgccaaaaaagaaagaagaagaagattaTCAATACAGTCCTTGTCGTGCATTTAAACTCGAATTAAATGAAGTAAATGACCAGGCAGGACAACGGGAAGTGATAGCAGAAAATCTTCAGGCTAATGTACTCCGTGAGTTGACGATACTGGTGAAGGATTTCAAAGAGGATCGTAAAAAATACTTGCAAGAAGGCGCGCGACTGATGTCAACTCTTGCAACGCAGATTGGTGGTCTAGAGCGAGCTCGTAAAGCCTACGAAAAGGCATTCCGAGAGGCTGAGCGCGCACTCGAAAATTATCAGCGTGCTGACgcagatttaaatttatcgcgCGCGGAGGTGGAGAAGCAGAGAATGAATATGACGATGAAAACACAACAGAGTGAGGAAGCGAAAACTGAGTATGCTAATCAGTTACAGAAGACTAATGAAATGCAGACGCTACATTATCATACTGCTATGCCACAAGTTTTTCATCAACTTcag GAATTAGATGAAAagcgaataaaaaatatgcgtAACTATATGTTGAAATCAGTAGAAATCGAACGAGCAGTAGCGCCAATAATATCTCAGTGTCTCGACGGTATTGAAAAAGCAGCAAATGAAATAAACGAAAAAGAAGACACGCTATTAGTTATAGAGAGATTCAAAAGTGGGTTCACGCCACCGGGCGATTTTCCATTTGAGGATCTTTCTGTCGCTAAATCATACGACAGCAACACGCAATTGTCCCAAACCGCGACAATGCAGCCCATTCATAATCATCTAACAGTAAAAGGCACTGTCTCGGgcggtaaaattaaaaaacgcgTTGGAATCTTTGGAATATTCAGCAGCAAcaag GAGGACTGCAGCGATCTCCCGCCAAATCAGCGAAAGAAACGACTGCAGCAGAGATTAGACGAGATACAGGCAAAAATAGCCCAGGAGACTGCAGCGAGGGATGCGCTGATGAAAATGAAGGGCGTGTATGAACAAAACCCTGCGCTGGGCGACCCTATGAGTATAGAGGGCCAGCTTAATCAGTCGAGTCACAAATTAGATAAGCTTGGTACTGAGTTAATTAAGTTCCAAGGTTATCTTGATGATGCCATTAAAACTGGAGTCGGTTTAtccag tcCAAGTCAAGCACAAAGAAAAGCCCCAACGAGTAACGGGTCATCAGCACGAGTAAGTTCACGTCGATCGAGTCATTCAGGCGGTGAAGAAAGTTTGTCGCGGTCGGCATCGGACTCGAGTGTGGGTAATGCTCATGCCCAAGCACATAAACAGACAACGTCACCTAGCACACCTCAGCCTACACATGa TTCCACGAATAGCCCGGAGTCTGGTCTTGGTGCTTCGAGAACTTCACTGCCTGGCAGCGGTGCTGGAGAGGAGTATGATGCTGATGAACTCGACGCTCAACCTCCTCTGGGAACTTGTCGTGCTCTCTATCCATTtgatg GTACATCCGAAGGTTCGATTCCTATGTACGATGGCGAGGAACTCTACATGATAGAACTAGACCAAGGGGATGGTTGGACGCGAGTACGTCGCATGTCTCAGCCCATCGAGGGCTTCGTCCCCACCTCCTACATAGAGTATCAACTTTTCGACACATAA
- the LOC130677923 gene encoding formin-binding protein 1-like isoform X1, with the protein MSWGSELWDQYDNLSLHTQKGIDFLERYGHFIRDRCKIEVEYAGNLRRLVKNYLPKKKEEEDYQYSPCRAFKLELNEVNDQAGQREVIAENLQANVLRELTILVKDFKEDRKKYLQEGARLMSTLATQIGGLERARKAYEKAFREAERALENYQRADADLNLSRAEVEKQRMNMTMKTQQSEEAKTEYANQLQKTNEMQTLHYHTAMPQVFHQLQELDEKRIKNMRNYMLKSVEIERAVAPIISQCLDGIEKAANEINEKEDTLLVIERFKSGFTPPGDFPFEDLSVAKSYDSNTQLSQTATMQPIHNHLTVKGTVSGGKIKKRVGIFGIFSSNKKLIEVCIALKNNVPGYGDAAKEDCSDLPPNQRKKRLQQRLDEIQAKIAQETAARDALMKMKGVYEQNPALGDPMSIEGQLNQSSHKLDKLGTELIKFQGYLDDAIKTGVGLSSPSQAQRKAPTSNGSSARVSSRRSSHSGGEESLSRSASDSSVGNAHAQAHKQTTSPSTPQPTHDSTNSPESGLGASRTSLPGSGAGEEYDADELDAQPPLGTCRALYPFDGTSEGSIPMYDGEELYMIELDQGDGWTRVRRMSQPIEGFVPTSYIEYQLFDT; encoded by the exons ATGAGTTGGGGCAGTGAACTCTgg gatCAGTACGACAATTTGTCGCTACACACGCAAAAAGGGATCGATTTTTTGGAGAGATATGGACATTTTATTAGGGATAGATGTAAAATTGAAGTAGAGTATGCGGGAAATTTAAG gaggttagtaaaaaattatttgccaaaaaagaaagaagaagaagattaTCAATACAGTCCTTGTCGTGCATTTAAACTCGAATTAAATGAAGTAAATGACCAGGCAGGACAACGGGAAGTGATAGCAGAAAATCTTCAGGCTAATGTACTCCGTGAGTTGACGATACTGGTGAAGGATTTCAAAGAGGATCGTAAAAAATACTTGCAAGAAGGCGCGCGACTGATGTCAACTCTTGCAACGCAGATTGGTGGTCTAGAGCGAGCTCGTAAAGCCTACGAAAAGGCATTCCGAGAGGCTGAGCGCGCACTCGAAAATTATCAGCGTGCTGACgcagatttaaatttatcgcgCGCGGAGGTGGAGAAGCAGAGAATGAATATGACGATGAAAACACAACAGAGTGAGGAAGCGAAAACTGAGTATGCTAATCAGTTACAGAAGACTAATGAAATGCAGACGCTACATTATCATACTGCTATGCCACAAGTTTTTCATCAACTTcag GAATTAGATGAAAagcgaataaaaaatatgcgtAACTATATGTTGAAATCAGTAGAAATCGAACGAGCAGTAGCGCCAATAATATCTCAGTGTCTCGACGGTATTGAAAAAGCAGCAAATGAAATAAACGAAAAAGAAGACACGCTATTAGTTATAGAGAGATTCAAAAGTGGGTTCACGCCACCGGGCGATTTTCCATTTGAGGATCTTTCTGTCGCTAAATCATACGACAGCAACACGCAATTGTCCCAAACCGCGACAATGCAGCCCATTCATAATCATCTAACAGTAAAAGGCACTGTCTCGGgcggtaaaattaaaaaacgcgTTGGAATCTTTGGAATATTCAGCAGCAAcaag AAGTTGATCGAGGTGTGCATAGCTTTAAAG AATAATGTACCTGGTTACGGTGACGCTGCGAAGGAGGACTGCAGCGATCTCCCGCCAAATCAGCGAAAGAAACGACTGCAGCAGAGATTAGACGAGATACAGGCAAAAATAGCCCAGGAGACTGCAGCGAGGGATGCGCTGATGAAAATGAAGGGCGTGTATGAACAAAACCCTGCGCTGGGCGACCCTATGAGTATAGAGGGCCAGCTTAATCAGTCGAGTCACAAATTAGATAAGCTTGGTACTGAGTTAATTAAGTTCCAAGGTTATCTTGATGATGCCATTAAAACTGGAGTCGGTTTAtccag tcCAAGTCAAGCACAAAGAAAAGCCCCAACGAGTAACGGGTCATCAGCACGAGTAAGTTCACGTCGATCGAGTCATTCAGGCGGTGAAGAAAGTTTGTCGCGGTCGGCATCGGACTCGAGTGTGGGTAATGCTCATGCCCAAGCACATAAACAGACAACGTCACCTAGCACACCTCAGCCTACACATGa TTCCACGAATAGCCCGGAGTCTGGTCTTGGTGCTTCGAGAACTTCACTGCCTGGCAGCGGTGCTGGAGAGGAGTATGATGCTGATGAACTCGACGCTCAACCTCCTCTGGGAACTTGTCGTGCTCTCTATCCATTtgatg GTACATCCGAAGGTTCGATTCCTATGTACGATGGCGAGGAACTCTACATGATAGAACTAGACCAAGGGGATGGTTGGACGCGAGTACGTCGCATGTCTCAGCCCATCGAGGGCTTCGTCCCCACCTCCTACATAGAGTATCAACTTTTCGACACATAA